One genomic segment of Ipomoea triloba cultivar NCNSP0323 chromosome 9, ASM357664v1 includes these proteins:
- the LOC116029484 gene encoding potassium transporter 7-like, with the protein MAEEGSERENGERLASMDSIESRWVFQDEEGSEMDNDGTDTGESVDESLQLNGIDSDDEDNAEQRLIRTGPRIDSFDVEALEVPGAHKNYYEDATLGRRIILIIQTLGVVFGDVGTSPLYTFSVMFSKAPVNGNEDVLGALSLVIYTLILIPLVKYVLIVLWANDGGEGGTFALYSLICRYANVSLLPNQLPSDTRITSFRLKVPSPELERSLKIKERLETSLTLKKLLLMLVLAGTSMVIANGVVTPAMSVVSAVAGLKVGVSIEQDQVVMISVAFLVILFSVQRYMTSKVGLVVGPALFVWFCSLGGIGIYNIVKYDNRVWRAFNPVHIYYYFKRNSTKAWYSLGGCLLCATGSEAMFADLCYFSVHSVQLTFLFLVLPCLLLGYLGQAAYLMDNHSDTTHAFFSSVPNGAFWPVFLIANIAALIASRAMTTATFSCIKQSTALGCFPRLKIVHPSRKFMGQIYIPVMNWFLLALSLVLICSISNIYEIGNAYGIAELGMMMITTILVTVVMLLIWQINIIIVLSFVTIFLGVELTFFSSVLWSVGDGSWIILVFAVVLFLVMYIWNYGSKLKYETEVMKKMSMDLLRELGPNLGTVRAPGIGLLYNELAKGVPEIFGHFLTTLPAVHSMIIFVCIKYVPVPVVPQNERFLFRRVCPKSYHMFRCIARYGYKDARKENHQTFEQLLIESLEKFICREAQERSLESDGDSDSEEESTFSRVLVAPNGSVYSLAVPLLADFEYKGKLVVEESTSSDPNISDAEQSLEKELSFLRTAKESGVVYLLGHADIRARKDSWFVKKLIINYLYAFLKKNSRRGICNLSVPHSHVIQVGMTYMV; encoded by the exons ATGGCGGAGGAGGGATCGGAGAGGGAGAATGGTGAGCGGTTGGCGTCGATGGATTCGATCGAGTCGCGTTGGGTGTTTCAGGACGAGGAGGGGTCGGAGATGGATAATGACGGCACTGATACCGGCGAAAGCGTCGATGAGTCGCTGCAGCTGAACGGTATTGACTCCGACGACGAGGACAACGCCGAGCAGCGGCTGATTCGGACTGGTCCTCGGATTGATTCTTTCGACGTCGAAGCTCTCGAAGTTCCCGGTGCTCATAAGAATTACTATGAG GATGCTACTTTAGGCAGGAGAATCATATTGATCATTCAGACACTTGGAGTAGTCTTTGGTGATGTGGGGACAAGTCCATTATATACATTTAGTGTGATGTTTAGTAAAGCCCCAGTGAATGGAAATGAAGATGTTCTTGGTGCATTATCATTGGTTATATACACCTTAATCCTGATTCCATTGGTCAAATATGTCCTTATTGTTCTTTGGGCCAATGATGGTGGTGAAG GTGGTACATTTGCTCTATACTCATTAATTTGTAGGTATGCTAATGTTAGTCTTCTCCCTAATCAATTGCCATCTGATACTCGCATAACAAGCTTCAGACTCAAGGTGCCATCTCCAGAACTTGAGAGGTCTTTGAAAATAAAGGAAAGACTTGAAACATCACTCACATTGAAAAAACTTCTTCTGATGTTAGTTCTTGCTGGCACCTCTATGGTGATAGCTAATGGTGTTGTTACACCAGCTATGTCAG TGGTATCTGCTGTTGCGGGCTTAAAAGTTGGAGTTTCAATTGAGCAAG ATCAAGTGGTCATGATTTCAGTGGCATTTCTTGTAATTTTATTCAGTGTACAGAGGTACATGACAAGTAAAGTGGGACTTGTAGTTGGTCCTGCCTTATTTGTTTGGTTCTGTTCCCTTGGTGGCATTGGAATTTATAACATTGTGAAGTATGATAACCGTGTGTGGAGAGCATTTAATCCAGTTCACATCTACTACTATTTCAAGCGTAATTCTACTAAGGCCTGGTACTCACTTGGGGGCTGTCTTTTGTGTGCAACAG GTTCTGAAGCAATGTTTGCTGATCTTTGCTACTTCTCTGTGCACTCAGTTCAG CTCACTTTTTTGTTTCTTGTACTTCCATGCCTTCTACTGGGTTACCTCGGTCAAGCTGCTTACCTGATGGATAATCATTCTGATACAACACATGCTTTCTTTTCATCCGTGCCAA ATGGAGCTTTCTGGCCTGTATTTTTAATTGCTAATATCGCAGCACTGATTGCCAGCAGGGCAATGACGACAGCAACTTTTTCTTGTATTAAACAATCAACAGCTCTAGGTTGCTTCCCTCGCCTTAAAATTGTTCACCCATCTAGGAAATTCATGGGTCAAATTTATATACCAGTCATGAATTGGTTTCTGCTGGCATTGTCATTGGTGTTGATCTGCTCTATATCAAACATTTATGAGATTGGAAATGCTTATG GCATTGCTGAGCTTGGAATGATGATGATCACAACGATATTAGTAACCGTTGTTATGCTTCTAATATGGCAGATCAACATAATTATTGTGCTGAGCTTTGTTACCATTTTCTTGGGAGTGGAGTTAACATTCTTTTCATCTGTATTATGGAGTGTGGGAGATGGTAGTTGGATCATATTAGTATTTGCAGTTGTCTTGTTTCTAGTAATGTACATATGGAATTATGGGAGCAAGCTGAAGTATGAAACTGAAGTAATGAAGAAGATGTCTATGGATTTATTGCGGGAATTGGGTCCAAACCTAGGAACAGTAAGAGCTCCAGGAATTGGATTGCTTTACAATGAACTGGCAAAGGGTGTACCAGAGATATTTGGACATTTCCTTACCACTCTTCCTGCAGTGCATTCAAtgataatttttgtatgtatCAAATACGTTCCTGTCCCTGTTGTGCCTCAGAATGAAAGGTTCTTATTCCGGCGAGTCTGCCCCAAAAGCTACCACATGTTCCGATGTATTGCTAG ATACGGCTACAAGGATGCTCGAAAAGAAAACCACCAAACTTTTGAGCAGCTACTGATTGAGAGTCTTGAGAAATTCATTTGCCGAGAAGCTCAGGAACGGTCGCTTGAAAGTGATGGTGATTCTGATTCTGAAGAAGAGAGCACCTTTTCAAGGGTCCTTGTAGCCCCCAATGGCAGTGTATATTCACTTGCAGTGCCTCTCTTGGCTGATTTTGAATACAAGGGGAAACTGGTTGTTGAAGAAAGCACCTCAAGTGATCCTAACATCTCTGATGCTGAGCAGAGTCTTGAAAAGGAACTCTCCTTCCTACGCACAGCCAAAGAATCCGGTGTAGTTTACCTTCTTGGTCATGCTGACATTCGGGCAAGGAAGGATTCCTGGTTCGTCAAGAAGCTTATCATAAATTATCTATACGCCTTCCTGAAAAAGAACTCGAGGAGGGGAATATGCAATTTGAGCGTGCCCCATTCGCACGTAATCCAGGTTGGTATGACTTACATGGTGTAA
- the LOC116028895 gene encoding putative pumilio homolog 7, chloroplastic isoform X1: MFERVGIENRIGVKMKDDEELEMLLDEIPHATSFNLHHPHSNGYCDYDGRGDHGHGSNVRHKMDGGLMGGNWYEHTCVSPVSGFSLKSDGSSSSLFSGGSPTPSPLEEVKPHLLCGSSGSVNRLRTDPGTPDCYVDKRVSESNLHELNLSRNFSKMYINEEQESGLIGPNSFQSRDHSVGKNMKLISEKYWGFDNSRKGFSDFGGLASPVPVSRNPLGVSGQVASPVVRSSYDIGGVNLYAMKYSPGLSNGLVSELNSSSSAIDSQLHQTKVPTSPLYQIGIPLSDLPSNVTSNAAASFPYAPRNGRYATEDSNNVPHLTHIKPHINSENVFYSHQTVSNGRYQAHSNVRMPNGNHEAFDREDSFIIQGEHLKYGMSNGHSKRSVHETSLVRPQEKRSQIDGCPQIKGVQESGLGGRFYFPFSQPLKLTSLGEAQGYIYHIAKDQHGCRFLQRMFDEGTPRDVQIIFNEIIDHAAELMMNPFGNYLMQKLLEVCNEEQRMEILLRVTEEPGQLVRISLNTHGTRVVQKLIETLKTRQQISLVVSSLEPGFLALIKDLNGNHVIQRCLQYLTNGDSKFIFVAAAKYCVDIATHQHGCCVLQRCIAHATGEYRENLVAEISANGLLLAQDAFGNYVVQFILELKIPSATSKLISHFEGNFVHLSTQKFSSHVVEKCLIVCDYKVQSKIIHELVSATHFEQLLQDPHANYVVQTALRISEGCLHSSLLDAIESHKAISRNSPYSKRIFSNKLWKK; the protein is encoded by the exons ATGTTTGAGAGAGTTGGGATTGAGAACAGAATTGGAGTGAAGATGAAGGATGATGAGGAGCTGGAGATGTTGTTGGATGAGATCCCTCATGCAACATCCTTCAATCTTCATCATCCACATAGCAATGGGTATTGTGATTATGATGGGAGGGGTGATCATGGCCATGGGTCTAATGTGAGGCATAAAATGGATGGGGGGCTAATGGGTGGGAATTGGTATGAGCATACATGTGTTTCCCCTGTCAGTGGATTTTCATTGAAATCTGATGGCTCTTCATCTAGCTTGTTCTCTGGTGGATCACCCACCCCTTCCCCATTGGAAGAGGTAAAACCCCATTTGCTGTGTGGTAGTTCTGGTAGTGTAAACAGATTGCGGACTGATCCCGGGACTCCTGATTGTTATGTTGATAAGAGGGTGAGCGAGAGTAATTTGCACGAACTGAATCTGTCGAGGAATTTCAGTAAAATGTATATTAATGAGGAGCAGGAGAGCGGTTTAATTGGTCCCAATAGTTTTCAGTCTCGTGATCACTCAGTTGGCAAGAATATGAAATTGATTTCTGAGAAGTACTGGGGTTTTGATAATAGTAGGAAGGGCTTTTCTGATTTTGGAGGTCTTGCGTCCCCTGTTCCAGTGTCGAGAAATCCTCTAGGTGTTAGTGGTCAGGTGGCTTCTCCAGTGGTACGATCCTCGTATGATATTGGGGGCGTTAatctatatgcaatgaaatacTCTCCTGGTCTGTCAAATGGATTGGTTTCTGAATTGAATTCGAGCAGTAGTGCTATTGATTCACAACTCCACCAGACAAAAGTGCCTACCAGTCCTCTCTATCAGATAGGAATTCCATTATCAGACTTGCCAAGTAATGTTACAAGCAATGCTGCTGCTAGTTTTCCATATGCTCCACGAAATGGAAGGTATGCTACTGAAGATTCTAACAATGTGCCTCACTTGACTCACATAAAGCCTCATATCAATTCAGAAAATGTGTTCTATTCACATCAAACAGTGTCAAATGGAAGGTACCAGGCACATTCCAATGTTAGAATGCCTAACGGAAACCATGAGGCCTTTGATCGGGAGGATAGCTTTATTATTCAAGGGGAACACTTAAAATATGGCATGAGCAACGGGCATAGTAAGAGATCTGTACATGAGACTAGTTTGGTTAGGCCTCAAGAAAAGAGGTCACAGATAGATGGCTGTCCCCAGATCAAAGGCGTTCAGGAAAGTGGTCTTGGTGGGAGGTTTTACTTCCCTTTCTCTCAGCCACTCAAGCTTACCTCACTTGGAGAAGCTCAAGGGTATATCTATCATATAGCAAAGGATCAACATGGTTGCCGATTTTTGCAAAGAATGTTTGATGAGGGAACTCCTCGAGATGTGCAGATAATATTTAATGAGATAATTGATCATGCTGCTGAACTTATGATGAACCCTTTTGGAAATTACCTTATGCAAAAATTGTTGGAAGTGTGCAATGAAGAACAAAGAATGGAAATACTGCTCAGAGTGACTGAAGAGCCAGGCCAGCTTGTCAGAATATCCTTAAATACCCATGG AACTAGAGTGGTTCAAAAGTTGATCGAGACACTGAAAACCAGGCAGCAAATCTCGCTAGTTGTTTCATCACTTGAACCAGGATTTCTTGCTCTTATCAAGGACTTGAATGGTAATCATGTTATCCAGAGATGCTTGCAGTATCTTACCAATGGAGACAGTAAG TTCATATTTGTTGCAGCTGCAAAGTACTGTGTCGATATTGCAACACATCAACATGGCTGTTGTGTTCTTCAAAGATGCATCGCCCATGCGACTGGAGAATATCGGGAAAACCTGGTTGCAGAAATTTCTGCCAATGGACTTCTTCTAGCTCAGGATGCATTTGG AAATTATGTTGTTCAGTTCATATTGGAGCTTAAGATACCATCTGCGACATCCAAGTTAATATCTCACTTTGAGGGTAACTTTGTGCATCTCTCAACGCAGAAGTTCAGCAGCCATGTGGTTGAAAAATGCCTTATCGTATGCGACTATAAGGTCCAGTCAAAGATAATCCATGAACTGGTCTCTGCAACTCACTTTGAGCAGCTGCTTCAGGACCCACATGCCAATTATGTTGTTCAAACAGCTCTTCGAATTTCTGAG GGTTGTCTACATAGTTCATTACTCGATGCAATCGAGTCCCATAAGGCAATCTCCCGTAACAGCCCCTATTCCAAGCGGATTTTCTCAAACAAACTGTGGAAGAAGTGA
- the LOC116028895 gene encoding putative pumilio homolog 7, chloroplastic isoform X2, whose translation MFERVGIENRIGVKMKDDEELEMLLDEIPHATSFNLHHPHSNGYCDYDGRGDHGHGSNVRHKMDGGLMGGNWYEHTCVSPVSGFSLKSDGSSSSLFSGGSPTPSPLEEVKPHLLCGSSGSVNRLRTDPGTPDCYVDKRVSESNLHELNLSRNFSKMYINEEQESGLIGPNSFQSRDHSVGKNMKLISEKYWGFDNSRKGFSDFGGLASPVPVSRNPLGVSGQVASPVVRSSYDIGGVNLYAMKYSPGLSNGLVSELNSSSSAIDSQLHQTKVPTSPLYQIGIPLSDLPSNVTSNAAASFPYAPRNGRYATEDSNNVPHLTHIKPHINSENVFYSHQTVSNGRYQAHSNVRMPNGNHEAFDREDSFIIQGEHLKYGMSNGHSKRSVHETSLVRPQEKRSQIDGCPQIKGVQESGLGGRFYFPFSQPLKLTSLGEAQGYIYHIAKDQHGCRFLQRMFDEGTPRDVQIIFNEIIDHAAELMMNPFGNYLMQKLLEVCNEEQRMEILLRVTEEPGQLVRISLNTHGTRVVQKLIETLKTRQQISLVVSSLEPGFLALIKDLNGNHVIQRCLQYLTNGDSKFIFVAAAKYCVDIATHQHGCCVLQRCIAHATGEYRENLVAEISANGLLLAQDAFGNYVVQFILELKIPSATSKLISHFEGNFVHLSTQKFSSHVVEKCLIVCDYKVQSKIIHELVSATHFEQLLQDPHANYVVQTALRISEVLKNHE comes from the exons ATGTTTGAGAGAGTTGGGATTGAGAACAGAATTGGAGTGAAGATGAAGGATGATGAGGAGCTGGAGATGTTGTTGGATGAGATCCCTCATGCAACATCCTTCAATCTTCATCATCCACATAGCAATGGGTATTGTGATTATGATGGGAGGGGTGATCATGGCCATGGGTCTAATGTGAGGCATAAAATGGATGGGGGGCTAATGGGTGGGAATTGGTATGAGCATACATGTGTTTCCCCTGTCAGTGGATTTTCATTGAAATCTGATGGCTCTTCATCTAGCTTGTTCTCTGGTGGATCACCCACCCCTTCCCCATTGGAAGAGGTAAAACCCCATTTGCTGTGTGGTAGTTCTGGTAGTGTAAACAGATTGCGGACTGATCCCGGGACTCCTGATTGTTATGTTGATAAGAGGGTGAGCGAGAGTAATTTGCACGAACTGAATCTGTCGAGGAATTTCAGTAAAATGTATATTAATGAGGAGCAGGAGAGCGGTTTAATTGGTCCCAATAGTTTTCAGTCTCGTGATCACTCAGTTGGCAAGAATATGAAATTGATTTCTGAGAAGTACTGGGGTTTTGATAATAGTAGGAAGGGCTTTTCTGATTTTGGAGGTCTTGCGTCCCCTGTTCCAGTGTCGAGAAATCCTCTAGGTGTTAGTGGTCAGGTGGCTTCTCCAGTGGTACGATCCTCGTATGATATTGGGGGCGTTAatctatatgcaatgaaatacTCTCCTGGTCTGTCAAATGGATTGGTTTCTGAATTGAATTCGAGCAGTAGTGCTATTGATTCACAACTCCACCAGACAAAAGTGCCTACCAGTCCTCTCTATCAGATAGGAATTCCATTATCAGACTTGCCAAGTAATGTTACAAGCAATGCTGCTGCTAGTTTTCCATATGCTCCACGAAATGGAAGGTATGCTACTGAAGATTCTAACAATGTGCCTCACTTGACTCACATAAAGCCTCATATCAATTCAGAAAATGTGTTCTATTCACATCAAACAGTGTCAAATGGAAGGTACCAGGCACATTCCAATGTTAGAATGCCTAACGGAAACCATGAGGCCTTTGATCGGGAGGATAGCTTTATTATTCAAGGGGAACACTTAAAATATGGCATGAGCAACGGGCATAGTAAGAGATCTGTACATGAGACTAGTTTGGTTAGGCCTCAAGAAAAGAGGTCACAGATAGATGGCTGTCCCCAGATCAAAGGCGTTCAGGAAAGTGGTCTTGGTGGGAGGTTTTACTTCCCTTTCTCTCAGCCACTCAAGCTTACCTCACTTGGAGAAGCTCAAGGGTATATCTATCATATAGCAAAGGATCAACATGGTTGCCGATTTTTGCAAAGAATGTTTGATGAGGGAACTCCTCGAGATGTGCAGATAATATTTAATGAGATAATTGATCATGCTGCTGAACTTATGATGAACCCTTTTGGAAATTACCTTATGCAAAAATTGTTGGAAGTGTGCAATGAAGAACAAAGAATGGAAATACTGCTCAGAGTGACTGAAGAGCCAGGCCAGCTTGTCAGAATATCCTTAAATACCCATGG AACTAGAGTGGTTCAAAAGTTGATCGAGACACTGAAAACCAGGCAGCAAATCTCGCTAGTTGTTTCATCACTTGAACCAGGATTTCTTGCTCTTATCAAGGACTTGAATGGTAATCATGTTATCCAGAGATGCTTGCAGTATCTTACCAATGGAGACAGTAAG TTCATATTTGTTGCAGCTGCAAAGTACTGTGTCGATATTGCAACACATCAACATGGCTGTTGTGTTCTTCAAAGATGCATCGCCCATGCGACTGGAGAATATCGGGAAAACCTGGTTGCAGAAATTTCTGCCAATGGACTTCTTCTAGCTCAGGATGCATTTGG AAATTATGTTGTTCAGTTCATATTGGAGCTTAAGATACCATCTGCGACATCCAAGTTAATATCTCACTTTGAGGGTAACTTTGTGCATCTCTCAACGCAGAAGTTCAGCAGCCATGTGGTTGAAAAATGCCTTATCGTATGCGACTATAAGGTCCAGTCAAAGATAATCCATGAACTGGTCTCTGCAACTCACTTTGAGCAGCTGCTTCAGGACCCACATGCCAATTATGTTGTTCAAACAGCTCTTCGAATTTCTGAG GTATTAAAAAATCACGAATGA